AGCTGAAAGATTAGGAGCATCCATGCCTTTTCCCTTCTCATTTCTTATTGAAGGTACAGCAGTTTGGTTGGTGAAATGATTGGCTGCATCCACTTCTGATTGATTCGGGTTTTCTGCAAAAGGTTCAACAGTGTGATTGGCTGAAGGATTACATGCATCAGTATCTTTGCCACACTGATTCTGAGCTGAAGGCACAGCAGTCTGATTAGCTGAAAGGAAGGATGATCCTGCATCTTTTCCATTCTGGTTTTTTCCTGGAGGATcaggatttattatttttctagccaGTTCAGAAATAACAGTATCTGCACTTTTTCCACTTTGTATTTCAGCTAAAGTACCCTGATTAGATAAGTTCCTTGCCATTTCAACCATTATATTATCAGCCTGCTTTATGGTATCAGGAAGAGGATCCTTAACCCTTGCTCGCAGCTCCTTAGAGCTAGCTATGAGTTTTCCTCGCGCTGTATTCACTTTATCAGTAGTTATAGTATCATACAAACTAGATGCTACGACCCCTACTGCAGTTTCTGTATTTGTGATCTTGACAGGACCTTTAGAGCGTTTGATTGGAACAACATGCCTGTGTTTACGAACCATATTGTTCTTCTGAATttctgcatgaaaaaaaaaacaaaaaaaaacaaaaaaacaaaacagagaagAGAGATGAATACAGTTATCACATGTGCATCAACTATGTCAATCAGCACAACATGAACCATCATATAAAAAGGATGATTTTTATTCAGTTGTATGCACATATTGGATTCTCAACTATAAGGGAATTATAGCTCTCGCATAccccaagcaaaaaaaaaagaacaagactaTCATGAAAGTGCAGAAATGAAACACCAAAATGAACAGAACTAAGAACAAGGTGTACTTTCACAACAGAACAGAACACACTTCCACAACGCATTTGACCCACAAAACAATCCCAAATCATGTCATAAACTAAgtctactaataataataagctcAAATGACACACTTGATTGTTTGTTCTTCCCTTGTCATAAGATTTCCTCAAACATCCAAAACTAGTCAAGCAAACCATGATAACACACAATACAGCCAAAACAAaccaatcaaataataataaaaagtaaacagCATAAAACCATGACTAGCAAaccggagaaaaaaaaaacccaccgcTGCTTTTCTTTGCAGGCATATCAGCAGGACCCAACTCCAAATTGTCGTCATCTGACCTCGAACATCCCTCTCCAGCATTAACATCTATACAAACCCTACCGCCACCCACATTGACTTCCACTGCCCCATTTTCACCACCCCCTCCCTCCCTACTTTCCTTTGCAGGCATATCAGCAGGCCCCAACTCCAGATTTCCATCAGCCAACCTCGAACATCCCTCTCCAGCATCAACATCAATACAAACCCTCCCGCCACCCACATTAACTCCCGCCGCCCCATTTTCACCACCACCTCCCTCCCTACTTTTCTCCACGAACCCATTCAACTCCCCACCACCCAAATTTACTTCAACTCCCTCATTTTCACCCTCCCCTCTCTTCCTACACAGAAGACCACCATCCCCTCTCATCTCCATCCTCGCAACCATCTCAACAAACACCGGCCCACTAACCGCAACAGCTTCCCCTAAATAAATCCTAACCATCTCCGCAGCCTCATTCCTAGTATTCATTCTCAACCACCTCTTAGCGACCACATCATCCTTCAACgccacttccatttcctcaaaatatttcatcaatttacccGTCACCAACTCACtcttcccctctctcttcaaccCAGCAACCCTATTCTTCCAAACCCTCTCCACCGCCTCCAAAAACTTCCCCTTTCTCGCCCTCTGTAAATTTCCCAGCATATATTTCACCGTACACTCCACCGCCACAGCACAATAAGCATTCTTCATCGAATCCATTATCAAGTCCCCCTCATTCCTATCAATTTGTTCGACCATCTCAATCGCATCAAGGGTTTTCTCAGAAACCGAACCGTCTTCGATGTCGGCATCGATTTGACGGAGAAGAAGGGTTTTTTTGAAACGAGGGCTGGTGTTT
This window of the Populus trichocarpa isolate Nisqually-1 chromosome 13, P.trichocarpa_v4.1, whole genome shotgun sequence genome carries:
- the LOC7464725 gene encoding uncharacterized protein LOC7464725 isoform X2 translates to MSSMAATTRRRSFDPDITRWVIEFILRQLQIPVLTINKILTNRHVPLSNTSPRFKKTLLLRQIDADIEDGSVSEKTLDAIEMVEQIDRNEGDLIMDSMKNAYCAVAVECTVKYMLGNLQRARKGKFLEAVERVWKNRVAGLKREGKSELVTGKLMKYFEEMEVALKDDVVAKRWLRMNTRNEAAEMVRIYLGEAVAVSGPVFVEMVARMEMRGDGGLLCRKRGEGENEGVEVNLGGGELNGFVEKSREGGGGENGAAGVNVGGGRVCIDVDAGEGCSRLADGNLELGPADMPAKESREGGGGENGAVEVNVGGGRVCIDVNAGEGCSRSDDDNLELGPADMPAKKKIQKNNMVRKHRHVVPIKRSKGPVKITNTETAVGVVASSLYDTITTDKVNTARGKLIASSKELRARVKDPLPDTIKQADNIMVEMARNLSNQGTLAEIQSGKSADTVISELARKIINPDPPGKNQNGKDAGSSFLSANQTAVPSAQNQCGKDTDACNPSANHTVEPFAENPNQSEVDAANHFTNQTAVPSIRNEKGKGMDAPNLSANLSKKANTGVASCSHQNNVSKPSLMERNATARTFEWDDSIDDSSEGTGDQMNRIHLDSPKRKAVSPLKKYELARFAKRRKPKRWSLEEEDALREAVKKYGKGNWKLIWNSRRDVFQERTEVDLKDKWRNMTRYG
- the LOC7464725 gene encoding uncharacterized protein LOC7464725 isoform X1, encoding MSSMAATTRRRSFDPDITRWVIEFILRQLQIPVLTINKILTNRHVPLSNTSPRFKKTLLLRQIDADIEDGSVSEKTLDAIEMVEQIDRNEGDLIMDSMKNAYCAVAVECTVKYMLGNLQRARKGKFLEAVERVWKNRVAGLKREGKSELVTGKLMKYFEEMEVALKDDVVAKRWLRMNTRNEAAEMVRIYLGEAVAVSGPVFVEMVARMEMRGDGGLLCRKRGEGENEGVEVNLGGGELNGFVEKSREGGGGENGAAGVNVGGGRVCIDVDAGEGCSRLADGNLELGPADMPAKESREGGGGENGAVEVNVGGGRVCIDVNAGEGCSRSDDDNLELGPADMPAKKSSEIQKNNMVRKHRHVVPIKRSKGPVKITNTETAVGVVASSLYDTITTDKVNTARGKLIASSKELRARVKDPLPDTIKQADNIMVEMARNLSNQGTLAEIQSGKSADTVISELARKIINPDPPGKNQNGKDAGSSFLSANQTAVPSAQNQCGKDTDACNPSANHTVEPFAENPNQSEVDAANHFTNQTAVPSIRNEKGKGMDAPNLSANLSKKANTGVASCSHQNNVSKPSLMERNATARTFEWDDSIDDSSEGTGDQMNRIHLDSPKRKAVSPLKKYELARFAKRRKPKRWSLEEEDALREAVKKYGKGNWKLIWNSRRDVFQERTEVDLKDKWRNMTRYG